The Hemiscyllium ocellatum isolate sHemOce1 unplaced genomic scaffold, sHemOce1.pat.X.cur. scaffold_1601_pat_ctg1, whole genome shotgun sequence DNA window cctatctccctcaccctcctacacccctcaccctcctgttccaatccctccctccctatctccctcaccctcctacactcctcaccctcctgttcctatccctccctccctatctccctcaccctcctacactcctcaccctcctgttccaatccctgCGCCTCCCTCGAAACGCTCCTCCCTCCCTCCGTAGGGTCCCGGACGTTTCCTGCGTGCCCCTCTCTCGCGTCTGTCCGTTCGGAGGGGGAGCGGTTGGGAGGTTATTACCTCCGTTTGGGGCCGGACGGAGAGTGCGACATGTTTGCCCTTGTTTCGCCAACAATTGCCCCTCTTGTTCTCTCCCTCAGCGCTGCTGGGAGTTCGAGCGACTACATCTGCTCCAGGTAGGTACGGGACTCTCGGGAACGGTCaatccccccaccctaacccccacatccctgggcactatgggtaatttagcacggccaatcccccaccctaaccccccatccctgggcactatgggtaatttagcacggccaatcccccaccctaacccgcacatccctgggcactatgggtaatttagcacggccaatcccccaccctaaccccccatccctgggcactatgggtaatttagcatggtcaatccccaccataacctgcacatccctgggcactatgggtaatttagcacggccatccccccaccctaacccgcacatccctgggcactatgggtaatttagcacggccaatcccccacccctaacccgcacatccctgggcactatgggtaatttagcacggccaatcccccaccctaacccgcacatcctggggcactatgggtaatttagcacggtcaatccccccaccctaacctgcacatccctaagcactttgggtaatttagcacggccaatcccccaccctaaccccccatccctgggcactatgggtaatttagcacggccaatcccccaccctaacccgcacatccctgggcactatgggtaatttagcacggtcaatccccccaccctaacctgcacatccctaagcactatgggtaatttagcacggccaatccccccaccctaacccgcacatccctgggcactatgggtaatttagcacggccaatccccaccctaacccgcacatcccagggcactacgggtaatttatcacccggaggaatcccacgctgacacggggagaatgtgcaaactccccacacagggtgtcccccatctctctctgtctctcttcctccctctgtctttgtctctgtctctctctgtctttctctccctgtctctctccctctctccgtctctcttcctccctctgtctctctctctctctctctctctctgtctcactcactcagtctcttctctctctctgtctctcggtctcgctgtctctctgtcgctctctctctctgtctgtctgtcttttcccttctctctctctgtctctcttcctccctctgtctctctttctccctctctctctctccttctctctctctgtctctgtctctctctctcactcgctcagTCTCTccgtcgctctctctcactcacttactcactcaatctctcctctctctctctgtttctctctgtcggtctctctctctctctctctacgtctctctctctctctctctcggtctctctctctctcactctgtctttgtctctctctgtctgtctctccccttctctctctctctgtctctctatctctgtctttctccctctctctcactctctgtatgtctgtctgtctgtctctctctctctctctgtctcactcactcagtctctccgtctctctctccctctccctctgtctctctgtctcactcactcagtctcttctctctctctgtctctctgtctctctctctctctgtctctccccttctctctctctctctctctctcttcctccccctgtctctgtctttctccctctccctctccttctctctgtctctctgtctttctccctctctctctccctctctgtctgtctgtctgtctctctctctctctctccctctctgtctgtctgtctctctctgtctttctccgtctctctccacctctctctgtctctgtctctgtctctcctcttctctttgtctctctctctctctgtcactctctttctgtctctgtctctgtctcactcgctcagtctctctgtctctctctctctctgtcgcactctctctctctctctctctctctctctcactcactcactcactcaatctctcctccctctctctctctctctctctctctctcggtctctctctgtctctgtctctctctgtctctatctatttctctcccactatcgctctctctctctctctctctctctctgtctcacccactcagtctctcctctctctctgtctctctctccttctctgtctgtccctctctccccttctctctctctctctctctatctctctctctacgtctcactctgtctgtctctctgtctgtctgtctgtctctctctctctctctctctaagtctctcactcactcagtctctcctctctctctgtctctcggtctctctctctctgactcgtgctctctctctgtctctctctctgcctctctctgtctctgtctcttgctctctgtctccctctgtctgtctgtctctccccttctctctctctctgtctctctctcctgctgtcgctctctctctctcgatctctctctctctctctctctttgtctgtctctcggtctctctccctctctctctctctctgtctctctctctctctctctctctctgtctctctccctctctctgtctcactcactcagtctctcattctctctctctctctctgtctctgcctctctctctctctctctctgtgtctctgtccctgtctctctctctctctgtctctctccttctgtctcatCTCTCCCtacgtctctgtctccctctctctcactctccccctctccttctctgtctctttccctccttctcactctgtttcttcctctctctctctctctgtctctctcccgccgtctctctctctctctctcggtctcactcactcagtcagtctctccttctctctctctctgtctgtctctgtctctccctctctctctctctccctctctctctctctccctgtctccttctctctctcactctccccctctctctttctctgtctttttctccttctttctctctccctccttctctctctgtttcttcctctctctcactctcctctgtctctttctccttccctccttacttctctctctcctctctattttcttcactctctctcactcttcctcttcctccttctctctctctctctctccctcctctctcactctctccttctctctcccctgccttctctttctatctctcttctctctcccccatctctccttctctctctccttttctctctctccttcttacactcattctctcactccttctctctcccgccttctctatctctcctctctctctcccgccttctctctctcctctctccccatctctccttcactctctcctgctctctctctctctctctccttctggcactcattctctcactccttctctctctctctctctccccctttctcgcTCCCTCGTTCcatctctctgtttctttctctagcGGTGACGGATGAAGGGagtgcggagagagagagagagagagagagagagagaaggtgggggggaggtggtgaaaGGATGGGGGGTAAGATTTGGACGCGTCCGGACtgattctctccccacccctgcgcccaccccctccccccgaacaccctcgcccccccccccctcacccagcAGACACCCTGCCCAAACCCAAATTATACCTGGACCAGACGAGCGGCGTCTACTGCCGAGGGGACCCGGTGACCATCTCCTGTTCGGCCGGGAAGGGGGGTCCCCCTGGACGCCGGACCTGGGAGCTGTACCGGGAGGAGCCTCCGGGGGCGCCGCTCGCCAGGGAGACAGCGAGGAGGGCGACTTTCCGGCTCAACGCCACGGAGCGACTGGTCAAGTACAAGTGCCGTTACGGGATCCAGggcgaggagggggagggggactgGAGGTGGTCCCCCTTCAGCGACGCCGTCCGGGTCTTCGTCACCGGTGAGCCCGGGGGTGGGGTGCCACCTGCCCCCTCACACCCCCTGCGGGCGGGAGAAGGGAACTGCGCCCATCTATAGCGTGACGTGTATAAACAAGGGGTGGGAGGCTCAGTCTGTCGGGGTCCCGGTAGACGAAATCGAGAGGGTGAGGACGGAGGGGGATGCTCAGTCTGTCGGGTTCCCGGTAGACGAAATCGAGAGGGTGAGGACGGGGAGGGGGAGGCTCAGTCTGTTGGGATCCCGGTAGACGAAATCGAGAGGGTGAAGACGGAGGGGGAGGTTCAGTCCCTCAGGTTCCCGGAGGACAAAATCGAGAGGGTGAGGACGGAGGGGGGAGGCTCAGTCTGTCGGGATCCCGGTAGACAAAATCGAGAGGGTGAGGACGGAGGGGGGAGGCTCAGTCCCTCGGGATCCCGGTAGGCGAAATCGAGAGGGTGAGGACGGAGGGGGGAGGCTCAGTCTGTTGGGATCCCGGTAGACGAAATCGAGAGGGTGAGGACGGattggggacgctcagtctgtcGGGGTCCCAGTAGACGAAATTGAGAGGGTGAGGACGGAGGGGGGAGGCTCAGTCCCTCGGGGTCCCGGTAGACGAAATCGAGAGGGTGAGGACGGAGGGGGAGGCTCAGTCTGTCGGGATCCCGGTAGACGAAATCGAGAGGGTAAGGACGGAGGGGGCGCTCAGTCTGTCGGGATCCCGGTAGACGAAACTGAGAGGGTGAGGATGGAGGGGGAGGCTCATTCTGTTGGGGTCCCGGTAGACGAAATCGAGAGGGTGAGGACGGAGGGGGAGACTCAGTGTGTCGGGATCCCGGTAGACGAAATCGAGAGGGTGAGGACGGAGGGGGGAGGCTCAGTCTGTCGGGATCCCGGTAGATGAAATCGAGAGGGTGAGGACGGAGGGGGGAGGCTCAGTCCCTCGAGATCCCAGTAGGCGAAATCGAGAGGGTGAGGATGGAGGGGGAGGCTCAGTCTGTCGGGGTCCCGGTAGACGAAATCGAGAGGGTGAGGATGGAGCGGGGAGGCTCAGTCTTTCGGGATCCCGGTAGGCGAAATCGAGAGGGTGAGGACGGAGGGGGGAGGCTCTGTCCGTCGGGATCCCGGTAGACGAAATCGAGAGGGTGAGGACGGAGGGGGAGGCTCAGTCCCTCAGGATCCCGGTAGACGAAATCGAGAGGGTGAGGACGGGGGGGGAGGCTCAGTCCCTCGGGATCCCGGTAGACGAAATCGAGAGGTTGAGGACGGGGGGGGAGGCTCAGTCTGTCGGGTTCCAGGTAGACGAAATCGAGAGGGTGAGGACGGAGGGGGAGGCTCAGTCTGTCGGGGTCCCGGTAGACGAAATCGAGAGGGTGAGGACGGAGCGGGGAGGCTCAGTCTTTCGGGATCCCGGTAGGCGAAATCGAGAGGGTGAGGACGGAGGGGGGAGGCTCTGTCCGTCGGGGTCCCAGTAGGCGAAATCGAGAGGGTGAGGACGGAGGGGGGAGGCTCAGTCCCTCGGGATACTGGTAGACGAAATCGATAGGGTCTGGACGGAGGGGGGAGGCTCAGTCTGTCGGGATCCCGGTAGGCGAAATCGAGAGGGTGAGGACGGAGGGGGGAGGCTCAGTCTGTCGGGATCCCAGTAGACGAAATCGAGAGGGTGAGGACGGAGGGGGAGGCTCCGTCTGTCGGGATCCCGGTAGACGAAATCGAGAGGGTGAGGACGGAGGGGGAGGCTCAGTCCCTCAGGATCCCGGTAGACGAAATCGAGAGGGTGAGGACGGAGGGGGGAGGCTCAGTCCCTCGGGATCCCGGTAGACGAAATCGAGAGGGTGAGGACGGAGGGGGGAGGCTCAGTCTGTCGGGGTCCCGGTAGACGAAATCGAGAGGGTGAGGACGGAGGGGGGAGGCTCAGTCTGTCGGGATCCCGGTAGACGAAATCGAGAGGGTGAGGACGGAGGGGGGAGGCTCAGTCTGTCGGGATCCCGGTAGACGAAATCGAGAGGGTGAGGACGGAGGAGGGAGGCTCAGTCTCTCGGGTCCCGGTAGACGAAATCGAGAGGGTGAGGATGGAGGGGGGAGGCTCAGTCTGTCGGGGTCCCGGTAGGCGAAATCGAGAGGGTGAGGACGGAGGGGGGAGGCTCAGTCCCTCGGGATACTGGTAGACGAAATCGATAGGGTCTGGACGGAGGGGGGAGGCTCAGTCTGTCGGGATCCCGGTAGGCGAAATCGAGAGGGTGAGGATGGAGGGGGGAGGCTCAGTCTGTCGGGGTCCCGGTAGGCAAAATCGAGAGGGTGAGGACGGAGGGGGAGGCTCAGTCTGTCGGGGTCCCGGTAGACGAAATCGAGAGGGTGAGGACGGAGGGGAGGCTCAGTCTGTCTGGGTCCCGGTAGGCAAAATCGAGAGGGTGAGGACGGAGGGGGGAGGCTCAGTCTGTCGGGGTCCCGGTAGACGAAATCGAGAGGGAGAGGACGGAGGGGGGAGGCTCCGTCTGTCGGGATCCCGGTAGACGAAATCGAGAGGGTGAGGACGGAGGGAGGAGGCTCAGTCCCTCGGGGTCCCGGTAGACGAAATCGAGAGGGTGAGGACGGAGGGGGGGAGGCTCGGTCTGTCGGGGTCCCGGTAGACGAAATCGAGAGGGTGAGGACGCTCAGTCTGTCGGGATCCCGGTAGGCGAAATCGAGAGGGTGAGGACGGGGAGGGGGAGGCTCAGTCCCTTGGGATCCCGGTAGACGAAATCGAGAGGGTGAGGACGGAGGGGGAGGCTCAGTCCCTCGGGGTCCCGGTAGACGAAATCGAGAGGGTGAGGACGGAGGCTCAGTCCCTCGGGATCCCGGTAGACGAAATCGAGAgggtgaggagggaggggaggcccAGTCCCTCGGGATCCCGGTAGACGAAATCGAGAGGGTGAGGACGGAGGGGGGGAGGCTCAGTCGAGGCCGAGGGGAGGGAAGGGCGGGCGGGTTCGTCCgtgacccttcggccctccttgTGCTAGCCCccttcctcttctctctccctcccctccccccccccccccccgaagatCCCACCGTGATCCCGGAGCTAAGGAAGGAGAGGCCGCTGGAGGTCTACGCGACCggggagagggtcaggctgaccTGCCGCGGCTCCGGAGGGAACGGCCGCTTCCGGCTTTACCGAGGGCCCTCGGAGGAgggcgaggaggaggaggaggccgcTCTGGAGAGCCCCCGGTGGTACCGAGGGGACTCCTACACCTTCGAGTTGGGGCCCCTAGCCCAGGTGGGCACCCAGTGGTACCGCTGTTCCTATTGGCGCTGGGTATCGGGCCGAGTGATCCACTCGCTACCGAGTGGGGCCCTCCCTATCACCCTCGTCGGTAaggaccctcaccctcaccctcactacctcaccctcaccctcactcaccctcactacctcaccctcaccctcactcaccctcaccctcactacctcaccctcaccctccctcaccctcacccttactcacactcaccctcactacctcaccctcacccttaccctcacactcaccctcactcaccctcactacctcacactcaccctcacactcaccctcactcaccctcacacccaccctcacccaccctcactacctcaccctcactcaccctcaccctcactcaccctcaccctcactcacccactcacccaccctcactacctcaccctcactcaccctcaccctcactcaccctcactacctcaccctcactcaccctcaccctcactactCACAACCGAGTGGGCCCCTCCCTATCACCCTCGTCGGTAAGGACCCTCACTACCTCACCCTCactacctcaccctcactcaccctcactacctcaccctcaccctcactacctcaccctcaccctcactactCACAACCGAGTGGGGTCCTCCCTATCACCCTCATCGGTAaggaccctcaccctcactcaccctcactacctccctacctcaccctcactcaccctcaccctcactcgccctcactacctcaccctcactcaccctcaccctcactactCACAACCGAGTGGGCCCCTCCCTATCACCCTCGTCGGTAagaaccctcaccctcactccctcaccctcactacctcaccctcactccctcaccctcactacctcaccctcaccccactcaccctcactacctcaccctcacctcaccctcactacctcaccctcactcaccctcaccctcactcaccctcaccctcactcaccctcactacTCACAACCGAGTGGGCCCATCCCTGTCACTCTCATCGGTAAggaccccctccctacctccctacctacctcaccctcaccctaactcaccctcactaacactcaccctcaccctcactcaccctcactacTCACAATGGAATGGGCCCATCCCTGTCACTATCATCGGTAAGGACCACTCACTACCTAcctacctctccctcaccctccatcaccctcaccctcactcaccttccctcagcctccctcaccctccctccctacctccctccaagtccctcaccctcactacctacatcaccctccctcaccctcaccttcactcaccctccctacctccctcacctccctcatcctccctctcactcaccctcccaccctcaccctcactcaccctcccatcctacctccctcaccctctctacctccctcaccctcactcaccctccctacctccctccctACTTCCCTCACCCTTCGTCACCCTCCctaccaccctcacccacaccctccctacctccctcaccctgcctcaccttcaccctcactacctacctctccctccctcaccttcactcAACCTCACCCTCATTCACCCTCCCTACCTCCCTCACCCTCGCTCACCCACCCTtaccctcactctccctcaccctcactcacctttaccctccctcaccctcacccaccctcactacctacctcaccctccctcaccctcctgaccttcctcaccctcactacctccctcaccctcactacctctctcaccctcactacctccctcaccctcactacctccctcaccctctgacctccctcaccctccctacATCCCTCACCCTCCttaccctccctcaccctcaccctccctccctacctccctcaccctcactacctacctcaccctcactacctgcctcaccctcaccctccctccctacctccctcaccctcactacctcccttaccctccctacctgcctcaccctcactcaccctccctacctccctcactctcccttaccctccctacctgcctcaccctcactcaccctcactacctcccacaccctccctcaccccctgacctccctcaccctcactccctccctcaccctccctaactccctcaccctccctacctcccttatcctccatcaccctcactaattccctcaccctcccaatccctccctcacctccctctccttcccaatCCCTCACCTCCTCACCCTCCCAATCGctccctccatcacctcctcaccCTCCcaatccctccctcacctcctcaCCCTCCCAATcgctccctccctcacctcaccctcccaatccctccctccctcacctcctcaccctcccaatccctccctcacctcctcaccctcccaatccctccctccctccctatctccctcacctcctccctcactctctctctctctctcccactggtGACAGATCGCCCTCAGAGGCCCACCATCGCCCCGGATGGACCCCATCGCATCCTCCTGCTGGGGGAACGGGTGGCTGTGAGGTGCCAGGCTCCTGGCCAGGACCAGGCCCAGGACCAGgaccaggcccaggcccaggcccaggacCAGGCTCAAACTCAGGCCCAGGCCCAGATCCAGGCTCCGACCCAGATCCAGGCTCCGACCCAGATCCAGGCCCAGACCCAGGACCAGGCCCAGGCCCAGACCCAGGACCAGACTCAAACTCAGGACCAGGCTCAGGCCCAGGACCAGGCCCAGACCCAGGCTCCTGCCCAGGGCCTGGCCCAGACCCAGGCTCCTGCACAGTACCAGGCCCAGACCCAGGCTCCTGCCCAGAACCAGGCCCAGACCCAGGCTCAGACCCAGGACCAGGCCCAGACCCAGGACCAGGCTCAGACCCAGGACCAGGCCCAGACCCAGGCTACTATCCAGGACCAGACCCAGGCTCAGACCCAGGACCAGGCCCAGACCCAGGCTCAGGACCAGGCCCAGACCCAGGCTCAGATTGAAGACCAGGCTCAGACCCAGGACCAGGCCCAGACCCAGGCTCCTGCCCAGGACCAGGCCCAGACCCAGGCTCAGACCCAGgaccagacccagacccaggctACTATCCAGGACCAGACCCAGGCTCAGACCCAGACCCAGGCTCCTGCCCAGGACCAGGCCCAGACCCAAGCTACTACCCAGACCCAGGCCCAGACCCAGGCTCCTGCCCAGGACCAGGCCCAGACCCAAGCTACTACCCAGACCCAGGCCCAGACCCAGGCTCCTGCCCAGGACCAGACCCaggcccagacccagacccaggctCCTGCCCAGGACCAGGCCCAGACCCAGGCTCCTGCCCAGGCCCAGACCCAGGCTCAGACCCAGGACCAGGCCCAGACCCAGGACCAGGCCCAGACCCAGGCCCAGACCCaggcccagacccagacccaggcccagacccagacccaggcccagacccagacccaggcccagACCCAGCTGCTCATGGAGGCCCGTCTCTACCGGGAGGGCCAGAAGAAGGCAGTGGACGTTCGGCCCCTCGGCCCGGGACAGACCGTGGCTGTCTTCGAGGTTGCGGACATGCTGAGTGTGGGGAGCCGCCATTACGCCTGTGCCTACACGGTCAACATCAGCGGCCGGGCGGTGGAGTCAGTCCGCAGCGCCGCCCTGAAACTGGTGAccgaaggtgagggagggggagggacagggacagggagagggggagagggagagggagggagcgatgagggggctgagagaggggttggtggagggggagggaggaagagggagggggagggggagggggagggggaactgtgcacggtgctccgagtgaccgagggggagaccggggaactgtgcacggtgctccgagtgaccgaggggagagaccggggaactgtgcacggtgctccgagtgaccgaggggagagaccggggaactgtgcacggtgctccgagtgaccgaggggagaccggggaactgtgcacggtgctccgagtgactgAGGGGAgaacggggaactgtgcacggtgctccgagtgaccgaggggagaccggggaactgtgcacggtgctccgagtgtggggtctgaccgaggggagaccggggaactgtacacggtgctccgagtgaccgaggggagaccggggaactgtgcacggtgctccgagtgaccgaggggagagaccggggaactgtgcacggtgctccgagtgaccgaggggagagactggggaactgtgcacggtgctccgagtgaccgaggggagaccggggaaccgcgcacggtgctccgagtgaccgaggggagagaccggggaactgtgcacggtgctccgagtgaccgagggggagagaccggggaactgtgcacggtgctccgagtgaccgaggggagaccggggaacagtgcacggtgctccgagtgaccgaggggagagaccggggaactgtgcacggtgctccaagtgaccgaggggagaccggggaactgtgcacggtgctccgagtgaccgagggggagaccggggaactgtgcacggtgctccgagtgaccgaggggagaccggggaacggTGCTCCGAGTGCGGTGTAACCGAGGGAGATTCTGACCCTATTTTGCcgacccttctctctccctctctctctctctgtcagcgcCGCTGAAGAAACCTTATTTGTACCTGGACGCGGTGCCCAAGTTGTTTCTGGTGGGCGAGAGGGTAAGGCTGGTGTGCCAGGGGGAATTCAGGGATCGCTCCAGTACCTTCTACCTCTACAGGGAAGGAGGGGAAGAGCCCCTCCTGACTGGGACCCCCCGGTTTTTCGAGTTTGCCGTGAAATTCGACATCAGCACCGTGATGGGCAATGGCACAGAGAACTACACCTGCGCCTACCTCCGGCGATGGAGGGAACGGACGGCGCTCTCCGATCGCAGTAATGCCCTCTCGATCACTGCCCGCTGTAAGTACCCGGGCCAGAGAGGGAGGGCAGACCGGGGAACtgggcacggtgctccgagtgaccgaggggagaccggggaactgcgcacggtgctccgagtgaccgaggggagagaccggggaactgtgcacggtgctccgagtgaccgaggggagaccggggaaccgcgcacggtgctccgagtgaccgaggggagaccggggaactgcgcacggtgctccgagtgaccgaggggagaccggggaactgcgcacggtgctccgagtgaccgaggggagaccggggaactgcgcacggtgctccgagtgaccgagggg harbors:
- the LOC132810277 gene encoding uncharacterized protein LOC132810277 — protein: LLGVRATTSAPDTLPKPKLYLDQTSGVYCRGDPVTISCSAGKGGPPGRRTWELYREEPPGAPLARETARRATFRLNATERLVKYKCRYGIQGEEGEGDWRWSPFSDAVRVFVTDPTVIPELRKERPLEVYATGERVRLTCRGSGGNGRFRLYRGPSEEGEEEEEAALESPRWYRGDSYTFELGPLAQVGTQWYRCSYWRWVSGRVIHSLPSGALPITLVDRPQRPTIAPDGPHRILLLGERVAVRCQAPGQDQAQDQDQAQAQAQDQAQTQAQAQIQAPTQIQAPTQIQAQTQDQAQAQTQDQTQTQDQAQAQDQAQTQAPAQGLAQTQAPAQYQAQTQAPAQNQAQTQAQTQDQAQTQDQAQTQDQAQTQATIQDQTQAQTQDQAQTQAQDQAQTQAQIEDQAQTQDQAQTQAPAQDQAQTQAQTQDQTQTQATIQDQTQAQTQTQAPAQDQAQTQATTQTQAQTQAPAQDQAQTQATTQTQAQTQAPAQDQTQAQTQTQAPAQDQAQTQAPAQAQTQAQTQDQAQTQDQAQTQAQTQAQTQTQAQTQTQAQTQTQAQTQLLMEARLYREGQKKAVDVRPLGPGQTVAVFEVADMLSVGSRHYACAYTVNISGRAVESVRSAALKLVTEAPLKKPYLYLDAVPKLFLVGERVRLVCQGEFRDRSSTFYLYREGGEEPLLTGTPRFFEFAVKFDISTVMGNGTENYTCAYLRRWRERTALSDRSNALSITARYPLSKPQLGLDVKSGIYWAGERMTLTCRGDPVAPDGHYYFFHDQEPLDMGRGSELPTIQVPGQDRTGFYQCRYALKTPERWFLSPLSERVRVTEIGFLEPPILRLEGGARPIQPGLPVRVTCEAPPAERGRRFYLFRDRERRPLRSGKSEPHSRSFTFDVGSAARCGDRVYSCAYRRRAHAEEQYSRWSEEIIVRAQGPCD